A genomic stretch from Setaria italica strain Yugu1 chromosome VII, Setaria_italica_v2.0, whole genome shotgun sequence includes:
- the LOC101762773 gene encoding endochitinase B codes for MASSATSRILALGLALLCAAGLAAAQNVASVVTDSFFNGIKNQAPSSCEGKNFYTRSAFLNAVKSHPGFAHGGSQTQGKREIAAFFAHVTHETSNLCYISEINKSNIYCDRDPKYKQWPCVSGKKYYGRGPLQLSWNYNYGPAGKSIGFDGLRNPDKVAQDPVVAFKAALWYWMNNVHRVMPQGFGATTRAINGDLECNGKNTAQMNARVRYYKQYCKQFAVDPGNNLTC; via the exons ATGGCGAGCTCAGCAACGTCGAGGATCCTAGCTCTCGGGCTGGcgctcctctgcgccgccggccTGGCAGCCGCGCAGAACGTGGCCAGCGTCGTCACCGACTCGTTCTTCAACGGCATCAAGAACCAGGCCCCGAGCTCGTGCGAGGGCAAGAACTTCTACACGCGGAGCGCGTTCCTGAACGCCGTCAAGTCGCACCCGGGCTTCGCGCACGGCGGCTCCCAGACCCAGGGCAAGCGCGAGATCGCCGCCTTCTTCGCGCACGTCACGCACGAGACCAGCA ACCTCTGCTACATCAGCGAGATCAACAAGAGCAACATCTACTGCGACCGCGACCCGAAATACAAGCAGTGGCCGTGCGTCTCGGGGAAGAAGTACTACGGGCGCGGGCCGCTGCAGCTCTCGTGGAACTACAACTACGGGCCGGCGGGGAAGAGCATCGGCTTCGACGGGCTCAGGAACCCGGACAAGGTGGCGCAGGACCCCGTGGTCGCGTTCAAGGCGGCGCTCTGGTACTGGATGAACAACGTGCACCGGGTGATGCCGCAGGGGTTCGGCGCCACGACCAGGGCCATCAACGGCGACCTCGAGTGTAACGGCAAGAACACCGCGCAGATGAACGCGCGGGTGCGGTACTACAAGCAGTACTGCAAGCAGTTCGCCGTCGACCCGGGGAACAACCTCACCTGCTAG